One Caldilineales bacterium genomic region harbors:
- a CDS encoding potassium channel family protein, which produces MNHSSSTPPLPVGESSSDAPLVIVHANYELFVFALVLLSLLNAAVSMFALAAEQKRVIAIVNLCISIFFLLDAIARAARAPSKRRFLFRLYGWLYFIGSLPIPFFGLFRILQMGLLVRRLRRSDYAAMGQVVVKRRAQSTLLVVLLAAILVLELGAVLILRVEQGADSANIKTAADALWWGVVTVATIGYGDRYPVSNAGRVVGVFMIVAGVALFSAITSFLAQWFLTPRRPSRRASARRQRDPAPADQIASLRQLLQEREAANQAWMAEMEARLAALEDTFTPQK; this is translated from the coding sequence GTGAACCACTCCTCATCCACTCCTCCTCTGCCGGTGGGTGAAAGCAGTAGCGACGCTCCGTTGGTCATCGTCCATGCCAACTACGAGCTTTTCGTGTTTGCGCTCGTCCTGCTTTCGCTGCTGAACGCGGCCGTTTCGATGTTCGCGCTGGCCGCTGAGCAGAAGCGGGTCATTGCCATCGTCAACCTGTGCATCAGCATCTTCTTTCTCCTCGATGCCATCGCCCGCGCCGCACGGGCGCCGAGCAAACGCCGCTTCTTGTTCAGGTTGTACGGCTGGCTCTATTTCATCGGCAGCCTGCCCATCCCCTTTTTCGGTCTCTTTCGCATCTTGCAGATGGGCTTGCTTGTCCGTCGCCTGCGGCGGTCGGATTACGCGGCGATGGGTCAGGTGGTGGTCAAGCGGCGGGCGCAGAGCACCCTCCTCGTCGTCCTGCTGGCTGCCATCCTGGTGCTCGAATTGGGGGCCGTTCTCATCTTGCGCGTGGAACAGGGCGCGGACAGCGCCAATATCAAGACCGCTGCGGATGCGCTGTGGTGGGGCGTCGTCACCGTCGCCACCATCGGCTATGGCGACCGCTACCCGGTCAGCAACGCGGGTCGAGTGGTGGGTGTGTTCATGATCGTCGCTGGCGTGGCCTTATTCAGCGCCATCACCAGCTTCCTGGCCCAATGGTTCCTGACCCCCAGACGCCCCTCTCGCCGCGCCTCGGCCCGGCGCCAACGTGACCCTGCCCCCGCCGACCAGATCGCCTCCCTCCGCCAGCTCCTCCAAGAACGCGAGGCCGCCAACCAGGCGTGGATGGCCGAGATGGAAGCCAGGCTCGCCGCCCTCGAAGACACCTTCACCCCTCAAAAATAG
- a CDS encoding type II toxin-antitoxin system HicB family antitoxin yields MNSMTVAETLSIPITVDYLVDDEVYQVSCPWLQGCHAWGVTLDEAIRAIPENIRAMVAARRSRGSRLPVQLQEFGPDTPFSLRMVVA; encoded by the coding sequence ATGAACAGCATGACCGTGGCGGAGACGCTTTCCATCCCCATCACTGTGGATTACCTTGTCGATGACGAGGTCTACCAGGTCAGTTGTCCCTGGCTTCAAGGTTGCCATGCCTGGGGCGTCACCCTAGACGAGGCAATCCGCGCCATTCCAGAGAACATCCGGGCGATGGTCGCCGCACGCCGATCCAGAGGCTCACGACTACCGGTGCAGCTCCAGGAATTTGGGCCGGATACGCCATTCAGCCTGCGCATGGTGGTGGCATGA
- a CDS encoding type II toxin-antitoxin system HicA family toxin encodes MKYREVTKRLRELGCEYVRDGAGTHRIWWNPLKNRYTTIPDWGAKDIKPGTLRKIIGDLGIERSEFGPII; translated from the coding sequence ATGAAGTATCGCGAGGTAACGAAGCGCCTACGCGAGTTGGGCTGCGAATATGTGAGGGATGGGGCCGGCACCCATCGCATTTGGTGGAACCCTCTTAAAAATCGGTACACCACCATACCCGACTGGGGGGCTAAAGACATCAAGCCCGGCACCTTGCGCAAGATTATCGGCGATCTCGGCATCGAACGTAGCGAGTTTGGGCCAATAATATAG
- a CDS encoding sulfite exporter TauE/SafE family protein, which yields MPDLTPYFLMASLVAFLIGMSKGGLGGTLGALATPLMALVMPANKVIGLILPVLIFADLFAVSFHWRRWDRKIILLLVPASVVGVVAGAFFLSRVSPDTLKLTLGVITLIVAAYKLLESRIGRTASYQPRDWHGYVAGGVAGFSSTLAHTGGPPASIYLLMQNISPRVFIATSALFFLILNWLKVPFYWRSGLFDAASLRTMLLPALIFVPSGAWVGRWLGLRMNKQTFEQVIAVLLLFSGILLIYQVVTA from the coding sequence ATGCCCGATCTCACCCCCTACTTTCTCATGGCCTCGCTCGTGGCCTTCCTCATCGGCATGTCCAAAGGCGGACTGGGCGGCACCCTCGGCGCCCTGGCCACGCCTCTGATGGCGTTGGTCATGCCGGCGAACAAGGTTATCGGCCTGATCCTGCCGGTGCTGATCTTTGCCGACCTGTTTGCCGTGAGCTTTCATTGGCGGCGCTGGGATCGCAAGATCATCCTCCTGCTCGTCCCCGCCTCGGTGGTGGGCGTGGTAGCCGGCGCCTTCTTCCTCAGCCGCGTCTCGCCTGACACACTCAAGCTGACATTGGGCGTGATCACGCTCATCGTCGCCGCCTACAAGCTGCTCGAAAGCCGCATCGGTCGCACTGCCAGCTATCAGCCACGCGACTGGCATGGCTACGTGGCAGGGGGCGTGGCCGGCTTCTCCTCGACCCTGGCCCACACCGGCGGCCCGCCGGCCAGCATTTATCTGCTGATGCAAAACATCAGCCCGCGCGTCTTCATCGCCACCTCGGCCCTGTTCTTTCTCATTCTCAACTGGCTGAAAGTGCCATTCTACTGGCGATCGGGCCTGTTCGACGCCGCCAGCCTGCGCACGATGCTCCTGCCGGCGCTCATCTTCGTCCCCTCCGGCGCCTGGGTTGGCCGGTGGTTGGGCCTGCGGATGAACAAGCAGACGTTCGAGCAGGTGATCGCCGTCCTGTTGCTGTTCTCCGGCATCCTGTTGATCTATCAGGTGGTGACGGCGTGA